The region CTACATAAATAAAATTTTGTTAAGGTGTTTAACCAGCTGTTTATTTTAATTTGCATTTTGTTTTAATTGCTTACTTTTACATAGATTTTAAAAGATTTAATTTTTTAAGCAGTTTTAATAATGAGAAAACCAGTGATTTTAGTAACTAATGACGATGGCATTACTGCACCTGGCATTAGAACTTTAATTAATATAATGAAAGAAATTGGCGATGTTGTAGTTGTAGCGCCCGATAGCCCTCAATCGGGTATGGGGCATGCAATTACGGTAAATAACGCGCTTTTTTTAGAACAAGTTTTTATAGATAACCAAGAAAGTAAAGAGTATGCTTGCTCAGGCACACCAGTTGATTGCGTAAAAATTGCTATAGATCAAATTATAAAAGCAAAACCAGATTTATGTGTTTCGGGTATTAACCATGGATCTAATTCATCTTGTAATGTAATTTATTCTGGAACCATGTCTGCAGCTGTAGAAGCGGGTATGAGTGGTGTGCCTGCTATTGGTTTTTCACTGCAAGATTTTAGTTGGAATGCCGATTTTGAACCTATTAAAAAGTTTGTAAAGCAAATTACGCTTGAAACTTTAAAAAAAGGCTTACCTGAAGGAGTTGTTTTAAACGTGAACTTTCCTAAACTTTCCGAAAATGAAATTAAAGGCATTAAAGTTTGTAGGCAAGCTAATGCTACTTGGGTTGAAAAATTTGACGAGCGTACCAATCCACATGGTAAAAAATACTATTGGTTAACAGGTACATTTGTGAACCATGACAAAGGCGAAGATACTGATGAATGGGCACTAGCAAACGGATACATTTCTGTGGTGCCAGTTCAGTACGATTTAACAGCTTATCATGCAATGCAACAACTAAATACATGGGAATTATAATGAATAAATTTTTAAAATTTTTATTGGGAACTTTAGCTGCATTATTGGTTTCATTTGTGATAGGTAGCGTAGTTTTTAGATTGTTTACAGGCTTAAATCCGTTTGTAGAAATGGCAATTTTTAGTATGGGAAGTGTTTCATCTAAAGCTTTTTCCATAGGAGCCATACCAAATATAGGGTTGTTTTATCTTTTTTTAAATCGCAACAACTACTACAGTGCGCGCGGTGTTATTTTCTCATTCATTATAATTGGTTTCTACATTATTTTTAGTTAATGAAATATTATATAATAGCAGGCGAAGCTTCGGGTGA is a window of Myroides sp. JBRI-B21084 DNA encoding:
- the surE gene encoding 5'/3'-nucleotidase SurE; amino-acid sequence: MRKPVILVTNDDGITAPGIRTLINIMKEIGDVVVVAPDSPQSGMGHAITVNNALFLEQVFIDNQESKEYACSGTPVDCVKIAIDQIIKAKPDLCVSGINHGSNSSCNVIYSGTMSAAVEAGMSGVPAIGFSLQDFSWNADFEPIKKFVKQITLETLKKGLPEGVVLNVNFPKLSENEIKGIKVCRQANATWVEKFDERTNPHGKKYYWLTGTFVNHDKGEDTDEWALANGYISVVPVQYDLTAYHAMQQLNTWEL